The proteins below are encoded in one region of Lentimicrobiaceae bacterium:
- a CDS encoding DUF5668 domain-containing protein, which yields MNKDTCCNNRKKNTLSFVAMLGIVLVLCGLILFAFNIGWLNPAFKSIIFSWPMLLILLAIMGYFKRQKMFPTILLLLGVFFILPRFESVYPGFLGSAGKDFTSNFWPLLLIIIGLFLIIEVAVSRKKRTSFITNFVGTQSATGESGGWISKDIVFGSSESVFLEPVFRGGDLDVAFGGIVIDFRKTTLPDTTVHLDIDAIFGGVTLYVPEDWCVKPNFDSAFGGYSDKRPNVTAADSDSKSKLILKGSLLFSGCTVQ from the coding sequence ATGAATAAAGACACATGTTGTAATAATAGGAAAAAAAATACGCTTAGCTTTGTAGCCATGCTTGGTATTGTGCTTGTACTATGCGGTTTGATTTTGTTTGCCTTTAACATAGGTTGGTTAAACCCTGCATTCAAATCCATTATTTTTTCTTGGCCCATGCTTTTAATTTTGTTAGCGATTATGGGTTATTTCAAGAGACAGAAAATGTTTCCCACAATCTTATTATTGCTCGGAGTATTTTTCATTTTACCGCGTTTTGAAAGTGTTTATCCGGGCTTTTTAGGCAGTGCAGGTAAAGATTTTACATCTAACTTTTGGCCCCTTTTACTGATAATCATTGGTTTATTTCTGATAATAGAAGTTGCTGTAAGCAGAAAGAAAAGAACTTCTTTTATAACTAATTTTGTCGGTACTCAGTCTGCCACAGGTGAATCAGGCGGATGGATATCAAAAGATATAGTTTTTGGCAGTTCCGAAAGTGTTTTCCTTGAGCCCGTATTCAGGGGCGGAGACTTAGATGTAGCTTTTGGTGGAATAGTTATAGATTTTCGTAAAACAACTTTGCCCGACACAACCGTCCATCTTGATATAGATGCTATTTTCGGTGGAGTAACGCTTTATGTTCCCGAAGATTGGTGCGTAAAACCCAATTTCGATTCCGCTTTTGGCGGATACAGCGATAAGCGTCCCAATGTAACCGCAGCCGACAGCGATAGTAAAAGCAAACTTATTTTAAAAGGATCTCTGCTTTTTTCAGGTTGTACTGTTCAGTAG
- a CDS encoding aminotransferase class IV — MFLETICIKNGVAQNLEQHIKRMQNTAHSFGFIAPVLPDISAHTPTELRESPKVKCSIVYHKQILNITFTEYQPKTINSLKLVEANVDYSFKFSDRSELNELLQNKGNCDEILIVKNNCITDTSFSNVVFRKNNDFFTPDTYLLNGIKRQTLLANKTITETRITVCDLHQFDKIYLINAMLDIEDNLSLSMDKLLNSTT; from the coding sequence ATGTTTCTTGAAACTATTTGTATAAAAAACGGCGTTGCACAAAACCTTGAACAGCACATAAAGCGAATGCAAAATACCGCTCATAGCTTCGGATTTATAGCTCCCGTATTACCCGATATATCGGCACATACGCCAACAGAGTTAAGAGAAAGTCCGAAAGTGAAATGCAGTATTGTGTATCACAAACAAATTCTGAATATCACATTTACTGAATACCAACCAAAAACAATTAACTCGCTAAAATTAGTCGAGGCAAACGTGGATTATTCGTTTAAATTCTCCGATAGGTCTGAACTAAATGAGTTATTGCAAAACAAAGGTAATTGCGACGAAATTTTAATTGTAAAAAACAATTGCATTACTGATACATCGTTTAGTAATGTGGTTTTCAGAAAAAACAACGATTTTTTCACCCCCGATACTTACCTGCTAAACGGCATCAAACGACAAACACTTCTTGCCAATAAAACAATAACAGAAACACGCATTACTGTATGCGATTTGCATCAGTTTGACAAAATTTATCTTATCAATGCTATGCTTGATATAGAAGACAATCTTAGCTTGAGTATGGATAAACTACTGAACAGTACAACCTGA